The Cervus elaphus chromosome 9, mCerEla1.1, whole genome shotgun sequence genomic interval atttcttccaccaCAGGAAAACGGTTTCATCATAGAAAGTGTACAGTGCAAGCAAAGTGTACTGAGAAAGCAGAGCGCATCTCCTGTAAGAAGGGCCACTGGGGGCCTGGGTACTGTGCGCTGTGCCCATTGGGTCCCAAGAGGAGCCAGGGATGGGTCTGAGCAAGGCCCGATGGTGGCGACCTGCTCCTTGGGGTAGGTCTGCACCTTCCCCGGGGCCTATGACTGATGTGGGACCCGTTTCTCTCCAGTTGGTGGAGCTTAAAAACGGGGAGACATACAACGGGCACCTGGTGAGCTGTGACAACTGGATGAACATCAACTTGCGTGAGGTGATCTGCACATCCAGGGTGAGTACCCTGTGCCCTCAGCCTGTACCCCCTGTCTGGGGGCCTTCGGGTGGGGCTGGCCAGGTGGGCATCTTGAGTGGAGGCTGTGTGGCCAGGGTCGCACACTGGGACCTGGGATGATTTTCCAGGGCCTTAGCGTTCGCACTTCCAAGTCCGGTCCAAGCCCTCTTCCGGGTCGTTTGGGAGGAGTGGGACGGTCCACACCTCAGCCTCTACTGCAGGTCATCCCGCCAGGGTGGGGCCCGAGGGACTGGGCTGGATGTGGAGCTGGGCAGAGGGACAAGGCTCCAAGTCTGGTGCCCTGGACTCGGCACCTGTGGATGCTGCCCGGCAGGTACTGAGCCgctcctcctccccccagccccagcgcCACTCCTGACCAGGAAGGACTTGGGCCTAGGGGTGCCTCTGGCTATAAACCCGTTCTCTACAGGGAGGGGGTGGCCTCTGGGGCAGACTCCCTCCCCTTGCCTGCGCTGGGTTCTGCTAGTCAGTGCTTCCTTTCCCCTTGATTCCCGTCTCCACCACCTGCCCAAGGTAGCCCCCCCTGTTATGGGGAAGAAGCTGCTGGGAGGCCTGGGCCGTCTTGAGCCAAGGACAGGGTACCCTCAGGGCTCGCCCCGCCAGCATTCAGCAGAGCACAAGAGAGCCACTCTCGGCCTGTGGGACCTTTCCTGCCCCAGAAGGcagacgggggtggggggaccaCCCCCCTTCCCCTCACCTGCTCAGCTCTGTGACTAAGTTCTTGGGACCGAACTCCAGGTGGCAGGTGGCTGAGGATTCCCACTGTGGATTTCCATGGCACCGTGGTGCACAGCTGGGCACATGTCCTTCTGCACACGGCCAGCAGGTTTCTGTCCACTTTGAGGATGTCGAGCCAATCACTGGGTCTTGGGGCAAGGTCAGTCCCGCCTCCCTGGCCAAGCCGGGACACATGGCTCCCCCTGCAGGGTTCCCCTCAGGACCCAGTGGTTGGGAGGAGAAACTGGGTGTGAGGAACCATCTCATGCAGGCCATCAGGCCTCCCCTCCTGTAAACAGGTGACGGCAGTCCATCCTCCCCTCGGGCAGCCGGATGCAGAGACCCCAGGGGCTGAGTGCACACAAGAGAGCAAGCGTCTGGAGGCACGCTGCCCCCGTGGAACGCACATAAGCCTGGTTCCTCCAGGGAGTGCGCTGGGCTGGGCCTGCCCTTGGCTGGGGAAAAGCCTCACACTGAATGGCCGCCCCGGTCCCAGCCCTGAGCTTCCACAGAATCATCGTTCTGTCTGGCTGTACTCTGCATCCCCACGGACTTGGCCGCTCGCCTCCCCTTGCTGGGAAAGGAATGCTCTGAGGCCTCTTGGGGCTCCTGTATGGGTCGGGGCTCTTATGTGTGTTCCTGGGAAGAGTTGGCCCTCAGACATTCTACTGTCCCCGCCGAGCGCCTCCACTGGGCTGGGCTGAGTGGCTTAGGCACCACTGATGTCATGCAGGAGGACTGGGGGCTTCAAGGAGGCTAGAGGCGTGGCCTGTTGAGGGCTGCAGTTAGCCAGACACGAAAAGGCGGGAACAGCGTGTGCAAAATGCTGGAGGCCAGAATCCCACTCTGTGTGTTCCAGAATGTTCCATCTGGAAGGCACGTCGAGTGCCGAGAGGGGGCAGCCAGAGTGGGGCTGGATCTCAGGCCCTCTGGAGCCACACCGAGAGATTTGGACCTCGTCCTGAGCCAGCGGGGCCCTGATTGGGATCTAAGCAGGGAGATGTCTTGGTCTGATTTCTAGGGGTATGGGGGGAGGGGTTGGCTTGGggcagcaggggtggggtgggagaagcAATCTGATGGATGAGGTCCCGGGCTCCTGCCCAAGGGCAGCAGGAGGGTGGGGCGAGGCCTTGTGCTGGTCACAGGGTGTATGGGGGCCGGGGGGAGACAGCATCCTGAAAACTTGAAGGTCGGCATTGCTCCAGAGTCTAGAGCTGTACCAGCCCCCTTGTCTCTCTAGCTTCCATTAGCTCCCCTGTAAACTGGCATCACCGGGTGCTGCCCTGGCCGGCCCCAaacctgcctccctgcccccctcctgGCCCTCTTCACCCACCACACACGGTCTGTGTTCTGCTCACCTGCGTCCCATGCCCAGCTCAGACCCTGCCACGAGAcacttgtgtgaatgaatgagtcaCGGTGCGTGGAGCGGATTCCAGGAGAGTTCGGAAGACTGGGAGCAGAAGGGGGAGGAGCTGGGCTGTGGCAGTACCTGGCACGTGAGGCAGCCTCACCCCTCTCCAGGCTTTGGACAGCCTCCCCCACCAGAGGACAGGCTGAGGACAGGGTGCTCACGAGGCCCTGCCCCGCCTGCCCTCATGCGTGAAGGGCTGCCAAGGGTCTGGAGAGAGCCTGCTGGAGGCGGCCCCTCCCGTGTCCTGTGCAGAAGGAAGAATCTCGTACCCCACGGGGGCGATGCCAGGTGCAGGGAGCCTGAGAGGATGGATGCTGCCCGGCTGTCTATACGTCCCTCCCCATGGCCCTGACACGTACCACCTCTCTGGCAGGACGGGGACAAATTCTGGCGGATGCCCGAGTGCTACATCCGCGGCAGCACCATCAAGTACCTGCGCATCCCCGACGAGATCATCGACATGGTCAAGGAGGAGGTGGTGGCCAAGGGCCGTGGCCGCGGTGGcctgcagcagcagaagcagcagaaggGCCGCGGGATGGGGGGCGCCGGGCGAGGTAGGCCCTTCTGTCCCCCTTCTTCTCCCCTGGCAGGCAGCGGGGGCCTCCCCGCTGGGGGGTGACCGCCGCACACGGCATCTGGCCTGGCCCGGTGTTGACATTCTCCACTGGTGTTGTCATCTTGCCGAGGGCTTGGCTCTGAGCCCCTCCTCCATGGCGCTGGGGGGCCGTGACTCATGGGGCTCTTCTGTGGAAGAGCTGACACTGCTGCTTGCCGCCTGCATGCCCCGTGTCCCCAGCTCCAGGAGCCCAGCTGAGTGCTGGTGGTCAGTGCTAGCCGCGCCCATCGCCGCAGCATGGACCCTCCTCCCCGCAGTGGCTCTCCGCCCGGCAGACTAACCCAGTGCCCACACAGACCTGGGGCTTGAGCCCTGCTTGTTTCTCCGAAGGTGCTGTGGGCACCTCGCGAGCCTCGGTTTGCCCCCTGCGGAGAAGATCCCCGCGGTGCCCAGGCTGGGACCCTTCCTGCTGTGACTCCTTTAGACAAAACTGAGGTCACGCCTTTTGGGTAGATCACCCTGCACCACCCTGAAATCATAAATCTAGCATAAAATTAAACGTGCCGTCAGCTAGAGCCAGAGGCTAGCTGTGGGCCCCACCCttccccgcctcccccacccGACTTCTGTCCTTGGAGGGACCTGACTTTGTCTCTGCCACCTGGAGAGCCTTGTATGCCAGGTCCCGGGAACCCACCTTGGGGGCTTACAGGCAGAGCCAGGAAGGACATAGGAGCCCGCCCTGAGCTGAGGCTCCAGTGACAGTCAGAAAGGAGCCAGAGAGAGGAGGGCCCCCCAGGTGGAGAAGAACCCAGGATGGGGGTGAGCAGGGCCCCAGGGGCCCCAGGGCTAGGCTCTCCAGCCAGGGTGCCACCACTGTCCAGTAAACTGCCTGAAGGAGCAGGGAGGACAGGGAAAGCGGCTTGCTTGCACAGGGGCCCCTGCATGACCAGGCTCCCCTTGGCCAAGCTGGGTCTTGCCCCGTTAGAGATGAGGCTAGGCAGACCCTGTCAGCACTGGCTCTGTACCCTGCGTGTGTGTGGAGGAAGGGGGCCCTGGAAGGCCAGGCTGGCTCTCTGCGACTTCCTGGGCAGGGGCTGCGCCCGCCCTTGTGCTGTTCACCTTCCCCAGCAGCAGTGCTGTGTGCTCCACTTACAAGGTCTTTCGGAAACAGCCCCGCCTCTGGCTGCAGAGGTCAGAGCTCAGGAGGCTCCCCCGCCCCTTCTCTGGGCTGGACACAGaaagcccaccccaccccattgtTTCTCTCCTGGGCCAGATGTGGGTGGTGCCACAGCAAGGCAGGCTGGGGTGCCCCGGTGCAGACCCGGCCACACAGCTGAGCATCGTTGCTCCACCCCTGGGCTGAGTCCAGGCCCCCTCCTCGCTTGTACTCCCTGCTCCTCCCGGAAACCCTTCTGACTTTGTCCTGAtgaccacccacccccaaccttgGCCCTCAGCCCTCTCTTCCAGGAAgcatcccccccgccccccggcaaGCCCCAGTGTGACTTGGTGTCAGCCTCTGTCCTCCCTGGCATCCTTCGCACCCCTGGGGAGCCTGGTCTGATAGCCCTGGTCACACAGAACATTGTGGAGCAGCACCCCCGCCCAGCCCTGGTCAGACGCTCCACCTCAGGTTTTCAGCCTGCTCTTCCCACTGAAGGTACAGTCCCTGCCCCCACTTTACAGAggtggaagctgaggctcagaggggttcaACGACTTGGCTATAGTCTGAAGGTTCCAGTTCCTGGTCCCTGCCCACAGtgcccctcccagcccagctgTGCTGAAGCTCCCCCCTGTCTCACAGGTGTGTTCGGTGGCCGGGGCCGAGGTGGGATCCCCGGGACTGGCAGAGGTCAACCAGAAAAGAAGCCAGGCAGACAGGCGGGCAAGCAGTGAGCCACCCCTCCACTCCCGAGACTGAGCTGCCACTCCGAGCATCCGCTCCCACCCCGAGGCTGCATTCCTGCTCTCCAGTTTATGACTGTTCAGAACAAAAAGAAGACGCAGGGGTCGGGGAGGACCCTGCCTGTCATCTTGTGATCCTCCTGTTTTTCTGTTAGCCAGCAGTTCTATGGTTGGAAATGTTATTCTGTGCTTCTGGTTTTGTGAAGCCGCAGCCAACTGGATTCCTGGAAGATTCTGTGTTTAACGCATCTTTAAAGCCCTCACTCTTGTTTTAAGGGCTGGCATTTTCCAAACAGGTTTATTTTGCATTCTGTGTGGTGAACAGACGGGAGGTTTTTATTTTCAGCTGTTTGCACTGAGATAGATAGCCTGGAGGGTCTCCTGAAACACGGACCCTGAAACTGCCTTTTCAAAATGAATCCAGGCAAGTGTATGACTCGGAAGCTGTTCTGGGGGATGATGCTGGGCCCTGTTCCGTCCCTTCTTTCtgtcttacaaaaataaaaacaaattcaacCACAAACTGCGAAATCCGTAATTCCTTTGAACCACTGGGCACATCCAGTAGTGGTGTCCTCAGGAAATCACAGCCCCCACGCAAGAAGTTTCCTTTTGCACCCGTGGCCTCTCACCAAGGGGAAGCGTTTCAATGGGACACTGGTTCCCATGACCCTCAGCAGCCTCTTACAAAAGGTGGAAGGCAAGATGGGGGTCTGGGCAGCACCTTCCCCTCtttgtggggaggtgggggagggaagtcCTAGGCGGGAGCCAGTGGGACACCCACACTGCCTGTCCTCACCCTCCGTCCCTGTGTTGCAAGCCCTGTTCACGCCAGAGCTCCCTGAGAAGCTGTGACAGGGAGCTGCCTCCAGGAACACATGAAGGTTTTCGTGAACCTTTCACCTCCTCTTAGAGTCAGGGCACTTGCCTGTCCACGGCTCGGCGAGTTGCCTGAGATGCTGAGCCAGCACTTGTGCAAATCGCTTCCGGTGATGTGGTCCTTTGACCGATACTTCTAGACAGCCTGGTGTTTAAGAGGCTGGTTCCTATGGATGTGAAGTCTACTTGGCCTGGGGTTCTACTTGTCACCGATACTGTGTTGAGACCGGTTCTGAAGGGTGATTGGAAGAAAAGATGGTGGTGCCTGTAGAACTCCACTTAGGTCTGCAAAGTACCGGCCTAGCTATCTCAAAGATTCTCTTACGATTTCTCAGTCTGATCCTATCTGGAGAGTGCTGTTCCCTGCCAGTACCTCACCATTGCTTCTCTCCTTTTGCAACCCCTCCAGGGACCTGCTGCTGCCTGAGTCCGTTTTGGCATAGGTTGGGACAGGGGTGCGTCTGAGTGCGACCTGGGCCCGGGGAACCCACCTCCCTCAGACGTGGGCGGTGCCAGGCCAGGCTGGTAGGAAGACACAAAAGGAATGGTGGGAAGGGAGGGCCTGGGTTCACAACTCCCCTCCCCCATAGCCCTGGATACAGAATCCCATCATGGCCTTTGGGGGCCTTGGTCTGGAGTCTGGGTTTCCCACTTGCCAGGGGCGTGATGTCTCTGGTGAGGCTTTGATGAGAGCTGGGCGCTCCGCCTCGGGTACCCTGCAAGGCTGTGAACGAGAAGCCCTTTAGAAGCCCCGCCCCTTCCTGCTGTTCGCGGTTTGGTTTTTCTTCCTTAGCTCTGGACCAAGAACACGTTCAGACGTTCCCAAGGGCCCCTTAGCCGCTCAAGGTCTTGGGTCTCCGACGCGCCCCGTCTGCACACAGGGGCGCATCCCCGGCGGCGTGCGTAATCGCGGCTTCCTGCCCGCGCCGCCAGCCGCCCCTGACCTTTCCAGCCGGGCAGCCCGGGCTCACGGCCCAGTTCTCTCCGAGCCCGCTGGTGACGTGAGCCGCCTCCCCGGCACTGGCCGCTTAGGTGCCAAGGGGCTTCCGGAAGACTCCGTCTTCCTGAGTTGGGTGTGAGGACAGCCCGGTTTTCCAGTTCTTCTTCCTGGTTGGTTTCAAGAAACCAGCCTCAACGCCCTGAACAAGAAGAGAAACCAAAAGTGCCGGCCTGGTTCCCACAAGTCGGCCTCCTTTCTGCCCTCCTGATGGTCTGTCTCCGGGGGCTGGCGCCCCCATCAGCTGACTGCTGCATGACCTGCAGCCTGTGGGCTACCCTAAGAGTAGGTGGTGAAGTGTAGGTGTTTCCCGTGGGCCGACCTTCTCCCTTTGGAGTTTGTTCCAGCTGTCAGGCCAGGGAGGCCCACACACCCAGGTGTGACTCAGCTTGGGGCCAGCCTGGATTGCCCTGTTGCTTCAACCTGGGGCCATGAGTCCATTTCAGGGAGCTGGAGCCAGTGGGCAGCTGTAAGCAGCAGCCCCCCAAGGTAGTGGTGGGCAGGAGGGCGACTCTAGCCTTCCTGTGTCAATCCTGCCTGCACACCCCTCAGCACTGATTCCTCCTCCACTGGGCCTCACCTACTGCTCCATCAGCACCTCCCCTGGAAGCCCTGCCCCAGCGGGCTGCCTCCCACTTCCTCCAGGCCAGCTTGATGGCAGGTGTCCTCCCCACCCATCCAGCTGGGCCCTGGGGTCTGCACGTCCTGGCCCATGTGTCCCTACCCGCCCATCACTGTCTCCGTGTCCTCTGGCCGCCCTCCGCGGACAAGGCTGCTTGGTCTGTGGGAGGTATGGGAGGTGGTCTGATGTCCACTCAGGCGGTCTCAACGACGGCAGCTGTTCACCATAACGGGAAGAGAGGCCTGGCTGGGGGTGGAGGAACTGGGGCCACAACCGCATCCCAGGCACTGGAGACTAAGCTGTGAATTAAACAGAGTCCCCCACCACAGGGACCCTTACCTTCCAGGAGGGTGAGTGGCAACAGACAGGCCAAATGCATAAATTCCAAGAAGAAAATGAGGGTGGGGAAGAGAGGTGGTCAGGGCAGGCCAGGGGTGACATTTGAGAAAAGGGCTCCAGGCAGAGGAGTCATACCCCTGGGGGGAAGAGTGTTCCCAGcctgtgcaaaggtcctgtgcCAGGCGGTGACAGGAGCAGACTGAGAGGGCAGGAAGTGGGGCAGGCGCAGGCTCTGAGTGACAGAGGAAGCCACAGAGGGTTCCAGAACAGACTGAGGCAAGCGTGGAAGCCAAGAGACCAGGGGAAGcagtgctggggtgggggtggggtcagccCACAGGAGAGGCCACAGAGGTGGCGGGGGAAGGGGCCAGACTGGGTTGTTCTGCAAGCTCAGGATGCTGGGGTGGGAGCTTTCTGAAGACTAGAAGGGGGACATGGTCAAATCAGTTTCTGAAGGACATGAAGCCTCTGGTCAGGACTTTTCTGGAAGTCTAGTGCTTAagcctgccttccaatgcatggggtgcaggtttgatccctggtcaggaagctaagattccacatgcctctgggccacaaaaccaaaacataaaacagaaacaagactGTCCAAATtcaattaagactttaaaaatggtccatatcacaaaagtcttaaaaaaaaaaaaaaaaaagaagaagcctcTGACCTCGGGAAGAGAGCAGGGAGCAGTAAACACAAAGCCCCTGAGACTGTGGGGCCTGCTCAGGGAGGGAAGTGAGGACGGACAGACCCCGGGGCTTGGTCCCAGGAACGGCCGAGCAGGGCCCAGGCAGCGCCCATGTGCAAACACAGAGAGCGTGAGCCAGCCACCCCAGCACACACGCTGGGAGGTGTAACCCCACTGGGCCTCAGACATACAGCCAGTGCTCCatacttgcttttatttatttatttttttttccatacttgcttttaaaaaaaaatttttgttttttcatactgGGAATTAActcgtgccccctgcaatggaagcgcagagtcttaaccgctggacctcTGGGGAAGTCTCTCATTCCTACTTGAAAACACAGGAGAAGCGCCTCACTGAGCACCTGTGGAATGTCTGAAACCTCAACTGGGACCCTCTTTATCTCCATAAGCTGTGGGGGGCAGCGTGACTGACTGGCCAGGGGGGACCCGGGCAGTGGTGCCACGCCACAGGGAGGGGCCAGGCTACTGTCCTCTGTGCCCCGGAGGCCGACACCAGATGCCTGGCCCCAGGTCCGAAAGCTGTCACCTTACAGGCCCTGGGTCCTGCCCTGAGACCCCCCTCCTGGTCTGGGCCCAGCCACCCAGGGATGACTCATCCCCACTCCGCCCCCGCTGGAACCAGGCACCAAAATAGTCACCCAGCTCACTCTTGGGAGTGGCCGTGGAAATATTTCAGGGCTGCATTCAGTGCCTAAAAATACTTGGGGAATACAGGCACGCATCTCTCCTCCCTCAGTCCCTTCTCTGTTCCTTGGAAAACCATCCCTATAAGCACCCCCGGGGCCCGTCCCTCCATGCTACACACCTCCAGCAGGTTATGCCTCTCTGGCCAGCAGGACTGCGGGAGGTCCCCAAGTGCCCACATCCCTGTCAAGTGTGGTGAGGTGGCCTTGCTTCCTCCCTGTTGCCATGGAGAGACTCCACAAGGTTCCCCAGAACTCTCTGGAAGGGCAAAGCCTTTTCCACAACCCTTAGACGTCTCGATTCCTGGAGAGGGAGGCCAGGGTGCAGCAACATTGATCAGGGAGATCTTCATTACTCAGCAGTTTTCcttcaaaattagaaaatggaTCTTGCTGTTTGTGTTCATGAGACTGCTGGAAGCAGGCTCCTAGGACAGGGCCCCCAGCTGGATCCAATCCTGTTGCCTCCCCTGCCCACTTGTTTTGGGACCCCACATAGGTTATTggtccttctccctcccccagggAGCAGGCTGTCCCCCTCCAATGCACCCAAATATCTTTGATATCATCCTAACCACTCAGTCTCCCGGGCATACCCCATCCTAACCACCAAGCCCCCTGACCTTTCTTGTGGCCCCAGGAAAGTGAGGGGAATGATTCGAGTTGGAATGTGGCTTGGCCCACTGGGATCTAATCCGCTTCTCTATCCCCTGAAGCCTCCAGCTAGAGGGaatagcaggtgcaaaggccctggggaagGCGCATGCTGGGTGTCTTGGAGACACAGCAAGTTGAGCATTATTGCCTAAAGTCCACACTtgatgactcagaaggtaaagagtctccctgcaatgcaagagacctgggttcaatcccttgaattgggaagatcccctggagaaggaaatggcaacccactccagtatgcttgcctgggacatcccatggacagaggagcttggtgggctatagtccacgaggttgcaaaaagtcggacacgaccaagcagCTAACACAGAGACAGTTTTTAcctaaaatgctttaaaaacaatTGAAGTAACATTCAGTAACATAAAATCAACCTCTTTAAAGTGAgcaattcagggacttccctggtggtccagtgactaagactctgggctcccagtgcagggggccagggttccatccctggtcagggggacTAGATCCTACTTGCCTcaaccaaagatcctgcatggcaCATCTAagatgtggcacagccaaattaaaaacaacaacaaaaaaagggagCAATTCAGCGGTATTTAGTACATTCACGATGTTGTGTAACCACCACCTGTACCTAGTTCCAGAAcatcaccccagaaagaagcCTCAcacccatttcctcctcctcagcccctgacaaccactaatctgcttgcCTGTTTATGAACTgacctgttctggacatttcacataaacgGAACCACATCCTACGCGGCCTTtggcatctggcttctttcactcagcataggATTTTTAAGGTTCACACATGTTGCGGTGTGTATCAGTGCTTCATTCCTCTCTTTGGCTGAATAATATGTCATATGACTGGATACATTGTTTATCCTTCATGAGCTCCTGGACTGTTGGTTGAGTGTTTACTCTGTGTTTACACCAAAGGAACAACAGGCCATCTCTTAGGTCTATATACTCTGAagatggggggagagagagataaTCAGGAAACTAAGAATTAAACAAGACGGATACTGGGTGAAGACCCTAAGGGTCttccaggcagagagagcagcatgtgcaaaggccccgaGGTGGGAATGAGCTGATGTACTGGAGGAAAGGCACAAAGGCTGGTGTGGGCTAGAGCAGGATAAGTAAAGAGGGAGGTGGGCACAGCTGTGAAGCCTGAGGGgtgtggggaaggggctgggctgGACTTtgagatggagagacagagagagagactgacAGCAGAAGGGAGAAAAGAGGGTCTCAGCATCTTGAGGCCTGGGCCCAAGTGGCCAAGGGTCTTCACCAGCATCCTCTCAGCCCAAACCCTTCACTGATACTCTGACTGCATGAGCAAGAACTAACTGCCCAGTGCTGAGAGAACAGTGTGGTCACACAGGAAGTGGTCCATGAACGTTAGGTGGCTGAATGaacagagggatggatggataggtgggtggatggatggatggccaGACAGATGGACAGGATGACAggtggatggagggaggaagagctggtaccc includes:
- the LSM4 gene encoding U6 snRNA-associated Sm-like protein LSm4 isoform X1, with product MPWGRADHIVHKCPLFAAVNYIGAPPPLLPLPLSLLKTAQNHPMLVELKNGETYNGHLVSCDNWMNINLREVICTSRDGDKFWRMPECYIRGSTIKYLRIPDEIIDMVKEEVVAKGRGRGGLQQQKQQKGRGMGGAGRGVFGGRGRGGIPGTGRGQPEKKPGRQAGKQ
- the LSM4 gene encoding U6 snRNA-associated Sm-like protein LSm4 isoform X2; this translates as MLPLSLLKTAQNHPMLVELKNGETYNGHLVSCDNWMNINLREVICTSRDGDKFWRMPECYIRGSTIKYLRIPDEIIDMVKEEVVAKGRGRGGLQQQKQQKGRGMGGAGRGVFGGRGRGGIPGTGRGQPEKKPGRQAGKQ